Below is a window of Camelina sativa cultivar DH55 chromosome 11, Cs, whole genome shotgun sequence DNA.
gaagaagaagaagaagaagaagaagatgacatcgAACTTGGAGTTGGAGATGATGTTCATTGTTGCCGCCTCTGCCATGAAGATGTCAGAGCTTTCTCCAATATTCTACGTCTATCTAAGTGCCACAGGATTCGATCCAAATTCACCCAACTCAAAAGAGATTGACatacagaaacaaaaataaagtttgttcAGATTTTAAGAAACAGCCTTTTTCGTTTACTTCTTCATATACAAGTATAGGCAGAGGGCTCACAAATAATTGAGACAACGTAACAAATTTTTTCTTCGTTCCTCCCAACAACCAATTATAATCATCTCACACGTTTGTAATTAAAGATCAACCAATATCTGAGCTCAGCTCACAAGACCTCATTTTTGCGATTTTTGGATCTTAAGCAAACAAACAGCAACCACACAATAAATCTCTCAAATTCACGTACTCGTAGTGACTTTTCTTgtaccaaatttatataaactGATGGGTCGTCTTCGTGGGGGCTAGCTAGGTCTATACCTTTATTTTTGTAGCACACCAGAAGTTGTTTTCTGATCAAATTTAAAAGTCTagtaaaagaaattatttttttcatcttagATATaccggattttttttttgttggagagAATCCTAATCagattttattaactttatcaagatacaaaattaaataaaattttataattaattaagtaacaAACCGAATAAGTGAATATCCTAGCTAATCATATAATCAAATTCAGGATACCAAATCCAAAACAGTATCGGAAGATATTTGAAGGCATCCAAATATTCCTATTGCGTGTTGAAGTATCTTAggtatttttttcttggtcaaaaTAGTTAATTTCTCTGAAACCCTAAATagctaaaattgaaaaaaaattgtcaatcaAGGGAGTGATGGGGTTGACGGTGAGTACAGAGGAATTGGTGAACGCCCTTCAGGTGCTTGGCTTTCTATTGCTCCTGTTCATCGGCATCTTAATAACAGAATTACTTCTCCAAGACCAGGAAACTCGGCGTCGCAATAAATCTTCAGACCTAAGAAAGTGCTTATGCGTCAGCGGCGGAGTGGATCGGTGTCCGGTCTATCACGAGGATCTCAAAGGCACTCGAGAAAGCACTTGATATGTCAAAGTGTCAGCACATTCAAACAATCTTTACCAGCTTGAAGGATGACCAATAAGTTTTGTCTTTCTCGtctaacttgtttttttaatataattttttgacaaTTATATTCTAACTTGGAGAGTATTAATCTTTGAGTTCTCATAAAAATGGAACAACTATTAATAAAAGTATCCTATTCAATTTAGACCTGAGGGCTGCTTGagatgtttttctttgaaaaagtTTGGAAACTATGCATGTTCTAATTttgaaaacacaaatttaaGTAAGCAATTCATACATATAGAAGGAGCCAAGCAAAATGACACTATCTATcctaacatttttggagtacatttttgtgctatctttttatatctttgtatccaaacaaatagttaaattctctacaatccttacaaccaaacacaatcatttccttatttgataatattaatttcaaatttcctaaaatctatctacctaatttaaagcaatatgttagattaaaatatatttctcctttcacttttatttaatcttatctttaattatttgaattactatttaatacataaagttaaaaaaaaaatattagatttttttcagcatatgatgtgatttgaatttttataaacaggtatatatatatttttaaaatctatcttaacatttttgaagtatatttttttgcaataatcttttttgaaatgattttccaaaaaaccatggtcttaaacactattaatcaccttaaatttgattttaattatatttcattgtatttttgacCATGAATTAAGACCATGCACAAAACCATGgtcttaaaacaaatttgattttaatcatagttcattgtatttttgaatGTACACATATTTATTGTTCGTTCAAAGTCAATCCATATAACTTTATTAACAAGTActgttaattattgtaaaaacaccaaaaaaaaaaatatataagtgcattgatattacaaaacaaagaaatttactatggggtaaattttgcaaatacaacatattatatataatattctaatacttatattaactaactaaaaaaacccgattatattagtatagtaacatatttaaatgatttatgaaaaCGAATAGATCCCTGGTGTACTACGGAGTAAATCCTAGTATATACAGTAATTGTGATGTCATTTATTAGAAATGAGTCATTATAGCATTTCACTTGACTTGAGAAcctttctacaaaaaaatataaaaaaaattgaattaacctggaaaaacataacatgaagagtgatttttagtttctttagttttttttttatttttaaacaaaaaaatttatgctTAGttccttaatatatatatatatatatatatatattaaggttACTTTTGCAAATTTCGCTGCTTATATTACCCCTCTCTCTCTAGTCAGGCCCACAGTCCATATGGGTCGGCCCAGAAGCGACTGGTACTTGTAATAATCTCCGGTTTAATGAGACAGAGATGATGAGGCCGGAGATAGTTCTGTTCGGCGACTCGATAACGGCGCAGTCATTCAGATCCGGCGGTTGGGGATCTGCTCTTACCGACGCTTACTCTCGCAAGGCTGATGTTGTGGTTCGCGGCTACGGCGGCTACAACACCCGATGGGCTCTCTTCTTGCTTCATCACATTTTCCCTCCCGTcagtactctttctctctctctctctctcgattcttCAATGTTGAATTGTTTTTCTTCAAGATCTGCTTTTGTGATTGAGATTATGACTGAGTGTGAATCTGATACATCTTTGAGTACCTCTGGATCCATGTGTTTCTCTAAGTACATTACACATCTGTTTGTGTTGCTTAGTGCTTACTCTGTAATTCTGGATTCAGTTCTGAATGTTTTGATATAAGTCTAGGATGTGTTTGTTGATGACATTTTCATGGATGATCAGTGTTCTTAACaatgaaaatatttagatttgAGATGATGAGAACTCTTCTTGTCAGTGGAGTTGTTTTGGTGTGTGCCTATATCTCAGTGTGTTTGCTACTCtctactctctttttcttaggGCTCTACGTCTCCTCCTGTTGCTACGACGATATTCTTTGGTGCAAACGATGCAGCTCTTAAAGGAAGAACCAGTGATAGGCAACATGTGCCGGTGGAAGAGTACAAAGATAATGTCAGAAGAATTGTTCAGCATTTGAAGGTTTCTTTTATATGCTTCTATGATCCTCTCTCACTTGCATTGTCTTTTCTTGACAATGTCTTCCTTTATGTGAATGGTTCTGAAGCATTAATGACTCTGTTTTGTAGAAATGTTCACCTACAATGTTAATTGTGCTTATAACTCCACCACCAATTGATGAAGCTGGGCGGCAAAGTTATGCAGAGTAAGGCTTCATTTTGATCTGTAgctttgcattttttttgtttctcaaaacatTTGTAGTCCGATACATCTTATAAACGAGCCAGTGATTGTGTTATTACATCAGATCATTATATGGTGAGAAAGCTATGAAAGAGCCTGAGAGGACGAATGAAACAACGGGAATCTACGCACAACATTGTGTCTCATTAGCCGAGGAACTCGGTCTGCGATTTGTCAACTTATGGTCTAAGATGCAAGAAACCAATGATTGGCAGAAAAAGTACCTAAGGTCTGTGTCTAAATCAAAAAGCTCATCTCCTGAATCATTTTTGCTGTTTATAAATGGTTCTTGCTCGTTGTTGTTGGCTATAAGCAGTGATGGATTGCATCTCACTCCTGAAGGCAATGGAGTAGTTTTTGAGGAAGTCTCGAGAGTTTTTAGAGAAGCTTGGCTCTCTCCTGAAGAAATGCCGTTTGATTTCCCTCATCATTCGCAGATCGATGGTGAGAACCCATCAAAAGCTTTCGAAGAGCGTTGCTTATAAGATAAATCGATCATCCCCAAATCCATGAGCAGGTTGatcttttgatttaatttcaTGAACACATTTCAATCCTGAGATTTGGACAACTCTCGATGTGAATAAAATACCTAAAAACTGCATCACTAGAGATCTTTTTCAAGGTAATATACTTATGATGTACTTACTATGTGTTGTGACTTATGTGCCTGCACTAGCTTTCTATCTTTAAATTTAATCGTACGATATATTCCAATCTGAAAGTTTCTTATCTTCTTTATAATGCTAAATATCCATTTCACTgtcatatataatttgattgcttttttttttggtgtgaaattTGATTGCTTCTCTACTAGTTGATGACAATAAGAATATATGTTAACTTGTTTGGTAATTAATTTTAAGTCGTATGAAGCTAAGTTAGTAAAGGTAAAATGGgcaaatagtatatataaagtAACATTACACCTCAACCACACGAACACATACAAACCGATATATCTCTCCGAATACCCTAATCAAGATTACTCTCGTAATTAGCGATGATAGTTACGAAAGTAACTAAGTACGACTGTCTAAGCAAACAAACCGGTACATAAATTTAATTGCTTCTCACTACTACTACTCATTACTGACGACAAGAGAAAAACGTTTCTGAATAATTTATCAAACCAAGGAGTTTGTTTTAGTGGAGGATCCATAGCCATTCATCAAACCGTTCCACGATGAACCTAAACCGTTGATATAGCCACCTCCACCGTAGCCACCACCGTCAGATTTTCCTACGCCTCCGTTACCACCACCATTGGAGTAGCATTGATCTTGCTGCCAATCAAGCGATAACAACTTCGGATTTGGCTTCACATCCGTTATTGTTGTCACcctttgatgatcttcttgatgGTTGTAATGTTGGTGATCATAACTAGATAGCATAAGTCTTTGGCATGCCGAAATATCCATGAGACCACCACCATTTCCATTGCTTCCCGGAGAAATCCCATTAAATCCACCATTGTTGTTATTAAGACCTAACCCGTGATGCAGACCCATGTGatgattattgtgatgatgatgatgatctccgTTACTTCCATGATCAACCATGACCAGGTTGTCATTATTCACTCCCATAAGATCAAACTTACTGTCCAGGAAATCAATAGGTCTAGGGCTCTGCGAAAGTAAACCCCCATACTTGCTCTCCAAGAAACCAACGTTACTGTGCTCCGGAGTTGAGTAAGACCCCATCAGCCCACCAAAATGTGAAAATCCTAGAGGTGACGTTTGGTAATTCTGATGAGAATGTGCTAAAGCCATAAGATCAGTGGTATTAGTGGTAATGATGTTGGATGGCTTTTTGCCGGAAgaagtggaggaggaggaattaGAGGAAgatggtttcttgtttttccGGCATCCACCACCAACTGGAATATTCCTTAGAGTGCCGCCTTTGGTCCAGTAACGGCGACAAGTCTTGCAGAAGTAACGAGGCTGAGAGAGGCTATAGTTATTGTAGTAACAGAACTTAGTGTGTGTTGACTCGCAACGAGGACACTTTTGGGGATGGTCGTGAGGTGGACGCAACCTCCTTCCGCCGTCCATCAGAGCCGCGGCAGCTACAGCCACGGCCGAGGCTTGTGGTCTAGTGCTGCAAGCAGCGAGTATGTCGGCTGCTGATGGAGAAGTCGTTGAAGAGTCTAACATGCTTCCTCCTGATGACTCAGCTTCCTAACTCATCACAAAGCACAGAACCATATCAAAATGTGGaatttctctatatatgtaATCGAAGTTGTATGATAATGCACGACAAAAACGATGGTTCAAGATGAGTAAGATAAATTGTACCAATCCTGATATATGCTTTTGCATTTGTACTTACATGTGACAAaacaaattcatttaaaatataataattcacatatttaataaaataggccaaatattttcaaattttaataagtaCGTATAAAACACAAACAGATCTTCCATAGTATTTGTCATTTTTATCTTTATAGTTAACAGACTTTTGCTTGAAATGGTTGAAGTCCTAGATATCTTCATTTGGAAAAAGAGACAATATACGAAAACAATGGAGGTCTGAGGGAAAGTACCTGAAGCCAGTCAGAATCCATGCAAACTTGAAGAGAAGTGAGACccattttgtgttttgtttggttgtttagTTTGGGGGAGAGTGAGAATTTTAAGAGAAGCTGTTGAACaaaatcaagagagagagagggagagggaggaGAAGAGAAATGAGATGAGAATGCAAGGAGGAGTTTGGGGGTTGGGATGTGAATAAGAAGGAAGCGAGAAGAGGACCCTTCTTCTCCTCGGGATTGCTGTCTCCACTCAAAGCTACTTCTACTGCTTAAGTTATTGTTAGTTCacacttatttgttttttactttctttttttccaagtttaattctatttaaaaatattactataaatcATTTCAAactaatgaaatattatttcaaagaaaaatgcTTAATGTATCTCTCTGAAATTCAATTATTGATTTAGATCTTGGATAACTCAGGTGATCTTGTTTTAAAGcgacaatgtaatatatataaattctggATATAATTCTTAGTTTGGTTCACATTTATTGAgaagtttaatattaatatatggacAACAAAACGAGAACTATGGAGCTTTCCtttgaattttctatttttagaaataatataGGGTACGGTGAGTAATTCTCAGTGTCTGTGTATTTTTACTACagtatttctttaatttcttgatATGTagatattaattaatcaatatgTTCTGTTTCGAGGtacaaagatttgtttttattcaaaaattagATTTTGGAAAAGTTAATACGGCCTCGCTTTGGTGTGATCAtgataaaagttaaaaactttgaTTTCGAGTGATTTGGCGTATAAATGGACCGGTAGATACGGatgtggcggaggaggaggaaaaagAAAGCGTCGGTGGTTCCAAAATCCTCGGACCCACATTCTTTGGGTGGGTCTAC
It encodes the following:
- the LOC104726896 gene encoding GDSL esterase/lipase At5g62930 — protein: MMRPEIVLFGDSITAQSFRSGGWGSALTDAYSRKADVVVRGYGGYNTRWALFLLHHIFPPGSTSPPVATTIFFGANDAALKGRTSDRQHVPVEEYKDNVRRIVQHLKKCSPTMLIVLITPPPIDEAGRQSYAESLYGEKAMKEPERTNETTGIYAQHCVSLAEELGLRFVNLWSKMQETNDWQKKYLSDGLHLTPEGNGVVFEEVSRVFREAWLSPEEMPFDFPHHSQIDGENPSKAFEERCL
- the LOC104726897 gene encoding dof zinc finger protein DOF5.6-like, whose translation is MGLTSLQVCMDSDWLQEAESSGGSMLDSSTTSPSAADILAACSTRPQASAVAVAAAALMDGGRRLRPPHDHPQKCPRCESTHTKFCYYNNYSLSQPRYFCKTCRRYWTKGGTLRNIPVGGGCRKNKKPSSSNSSSSTSSGKKPSNIITTNTTDLMALAHSHQNYQTSPLGFSHFGGLMGSYSTPEHSNVGFLESKYGGLLSQSPRPIDFLDSKFDLMGVNNDNLVMVDHGSNGDHHHHHNNHHMGLHHGLGLNNNNGGFNGISPGSNGNGGGLMDISACQRLMLSSYDHQHYNHQEDHQRVTTITDVKPNPKLLSLDWQQDQCYSNGGGNGGVGKSDGGGYGGGGYINGLGSSWNGLMNGYGSSTKTNSLV